One Solanum lycopersicum chromosome 4, SLM_r2.1 DNA window includes the following coding sequences:
- the LOC101245353 gene encoding putative E3 ubiquitin-protein ligase LIN-1 isoform X1 has translation MAGNYRFEMDQEDTVRSLITSVGSFIQDRLIDKEQRTSHKEQCAERLAAEDGSSDKDAEVRYSDQAVLANLDWGIDALEEAINTSNIETKMARLDYAEKMLQVCAMLDSSQKTAGVPNFYLSAWAHLNLSYLWKLRNNVNNTVLHILEMFIIDPFFSRIDFAPELWKCLFLPHMSSIVGWYSEERHRIVMDVIPDSSDLSFTMDFDHDFNESLIFSVRPDQAEKMQKLELLYGQSLDDNTRLYAKFYKDCINYDSATSKKAIPLLPIAEPPMTPLHEVRRSIPDYVKFGPILPKSAGFTPILRVKENAKGESSRLNMTSSSSDNQEDSTTWDPVKGIPEEDEEDYEPEPHVHIASNKRNQENGSSYVEARSKVEKINTNQKQSPKAFLSIDSPKVESPKTPYSQEPSPKKSDTPSRKGVPVLRLLSGRVKNSSMSNSLHLSQEINSTDSDEERTVQHETVGKRNARRRSLSQSLEKGSPNNSDEGSLSCISLPLSEKSTAPSRPPKDFVCPITGQIFNDPVTLETGQTYEGKAIQEWIKRGNTTCPITRQSLSAATLPKTNYVLKRLITSWREQHPDLAQEFSYSQTPRSYLNIPSSRERSSESTPSPTFNHPNHRRIEEIVEQRSRRFMRAAVSMSPTSVISQAATEAIINGLKPLVSCLCTSEDLLECEEAILTIAKIWNDSKLESQGVHSYLSAPTIVNGFVEVLSASIKREVLKTTIYILSELLYADDSIGEILTSVDSDFECLATLLKDGLPEAAVLIYLLRPSFSQLSAHNFVPSLTQIISNRNEDSSHFQFTIGTKEAAVALLEQIITGGGESDRSFNAIQVISGNGIPALLKCLEHENGRESIVCILLFCIRADKSCRNTIASRIELSPVLELIHTGSDSVKATCIELLYELVLLNRRTLCNQILQIIKDEGAFSTMHTLLVCLQMASMEQKSTIAPLLLQLDLLVEPRKMSIYREESIDALIEALHEKDFPASQLRALDALLSLSGHLSNSAKSFLEARLLKTAGFNQRYNATIKEEKQRAGENDITNTTEEEEKALSSWENRMAFVLCNHEKGLIFKALEECLTSTSMEIAKSSFILATWLIHMLYSFPDTGIRDIARKSLLEQFIQMLQSTKNLEEKILAALALRGFITDLGALSELGIYAKCLCRNLRKLKKHSTVVSDIMKTLMNLPCIDAAELWCYTECPEMDVSMNGEVLCLLHVRGRLISSHSDGTIKVWETGKRNPRLNHETREHSKAVTCLYVSSSCDKLYSGSLDRTIRVWAINQEEIHCLQVHDVKEPVLELIANTHFACFTSQSTGVKVYNWSGVPKHINFQKYVKCLAIMGDKLYCGCTGYSIQEVDLSTQTSTTFYAGAKKLLGKQNIYSLQVQKNVVYAGGSLVDGMSGKVFTLPSKAVIGTLTTGSDIQRLAVNNDLIFSATKSGNIEVWLQERVTKMTCIKMKSGGQSKITSLAVDKDGEMIFAGSIDGKIQVWRLD, from the exons ATGGCTGGAAATTATAGATTTGAAATGGATCAGGAAGATACAGTTAGGTCCTTGATCACTTCTGTAGGAAGTTTCATTCAAGATAGGCTGATTGACAAGGAACAAAGAACGTCGCATAAAGAGCAATGTGCTGAGAGGTTAGCAGCTGAAGATGGAAGTTCAGATAAAGATGCAGAAGTTCGATACTCTGATCAAGCAGTTTTAGCTAATTTGGACTGGGGAATTGATGCACTTGAAGAGGCAATCAACACATCAAACATTGAAACTAAGATGGCTAGATTAGATTACGCGGAAAAAATGTTACAAGTGTGTGCTATGTTGGACTCTAGCCAGAAAACTGCAGGGGTGCCTAATTTCTATCTATCTGCTTGGGCTCATTTGAACCTATCTTACTTATGGAAGTTAAGAAACAACGTAAACAATACGGTACTTCATATCCTGGAGATGTTTATTATTGATCCTTTCTTCTCGCGGATAGATTTTGCACCTGAGCTTTGGAAATGTCTGTTTCTTCCACACATGAGCTCAATTGTAGGGTGGTACTCGGAGGAGAGACACCGGATAGTGATGGATGTCATTCCTGATTCCAGTGACTTGTCTTTCACTATGGATTTTGATCATGATTTTAATGAGTCTTTGATATTCTCTGTAAGACCTGATCAAGCCGAGAAAATGCAGAAACTCGAGCTGCTTTATGGGCAATCATTGGATGACAATACAAGGCTTTATGCAAAATTCTACAAGGACTGCATAAACTATGATTCTGCAACTTCAAAGAAGGCAATTCCTCTGTTGCCTATCGCTGAGCCACCGATGACTCCACTGCATGAAGTACGCCGTTCAATTCCTGATTATGTCAAATTTGGCCCAATCTTGCCTAAGAGTGCCGGGTTTACACCTATTCTGAGAGTGAAGGAGAATGCAAAGGGAGAGTCGAG CAGATTGAATATGACTTCTTCATCGTCCGATAATCAGGAGGACTCCACAACTTGGGATCCAGTA AAAGGAATTCCGGAAGAGGATGAAGAAGATTATGAACCTGAGCCTCATGTACACATTGCATCAAATAAAAGGAATCAGGAAAACGGTTCATCCTATGTAGAAGCCAGGTCGAAAGTCGAGAAAATTAATACAAACCAAAAGCAATCTCCCAAGGCCTTCCTTTCAATAGACTCTCCCAAAGTGGAGTCCCCAAAAACTCCTTATTCACAAGAGCCTTCACCAAAAAAATCAGACACCCCCTCGAGAAAAGGTGTACCTGTGTTACGCCTCTTGTCTGGACGTGTTAAGAACTCATCCATGTCTAATTCTTTGCATTTATCCCAAGAGATTAACTCTACAGACTCAGATGAAGAAAGAACA GTGCAGCATGAAACTGTGGGGAAAAGAAATGCTCGAAGGCGGAGCCTTAGTCAATCCTTAGAAAAAGG CTCTCCGAATAATAGTGATGAAGGAAGTCTCAGCTGCATTTCTCTCCCATTGTCAGAGAAGTCGACTGCTCCATCAAGGCCACCGAAAGATTTTGTCTGTCCAATAACTGGACAGATATTCAATGATCCTGTCACCCTTGAAACCGGTCAAACATACGAAGGGAAAGCCATCCAGGAATGGATCAAAAGAGGTAATACAACATGCCCCATTACTAGGCAGTCTTTATCTGCAGCTACTCTTCCTAAAACCAATTATGTCCTAAAGAGACTGATAACCTCTTGGAGGGAACAACACCCTGATCTAGCTCAGGAGTTTTCGTACTCTCAAACACCGCGAAGTTATTTAAACATTCCGTCTTCAAGAGAGAGATCATCTGAGTCTACTCCATCTCCGACATTTAATCATCCCAATCATCGGAGGATAGAGGAAATCGTGGAACAAAGATCACGAAGATTTATGCGAGCAGCTGTATCAATGTCACCTACTAGTGTAATTTCTCAAGCAGCAACTGAAGCAATTATCAATGGCTTAAAACCTCTTGTTTCATGCCTGTGCACTTCAGAGGACTTACTAGAATGTGAAGAAGCCATATTGACTATAGCAAAGATATGGAATGACTCGAAACTTGAATCTCAAGGAGTTCACTCTTATTTATCAGCACCAACAATAGTGAACGGATTTGTAGAGGTACTATCAGCTTCCATAAAGAGAGAAGTTTTGAAGACGACAATTTATATCTTGTCCGAGCTACTGTATGCAGATGATAGCATTGGCGAGATCCTCACAAGTGTAGACTCGGATTTTGAGTGCCTTGCTACTTTATTGAAAGATGGTCTTCCTGAAGCAGCAGTACTTATCTACCTACTCAGGCCATCATTCTCTCAACTTTCAGCTCATAATTTTGTACCCTCTCTTACTCAGATCATATCAAACAGAAATGAGGATTCTAGTCATTTTCAGTTCACAATAGGAACAAAGGAAGCGGCTGTTGCGTTGCTCGAACAAATTATAACCGGAGGAGGTGAGAGTGACCGATCTTTCAATGCTATACAGGTTATATCAGGAAATGGTATTCCTGCCTTGTTGAAGTGCCTAGAACATGAAAATGGAAGAGAGTCAATCGTATGCATACTTTTATTCTGTATTCGGGCTGATAAGAGTTGCAGAAATACAATAGCTAGTAGAATTGAGTTATCTCCTGTTCTTGAGTTAATTCACACAGGAAGCGATAGCGTGAAGGCAACATGCATAGAACTTCTTTATGAGTTAGTTTTGTTAAACAG GAGAACATTGTGCAACCAGATTCTGCAGATAATTAAGGATGAGGGAGCATTTAGTACAATGCACACTCTTCTTGTCTGTCTACAAATGGCTTCGATGGAGCAGAAATCTACCATTGCTCCTCTTCTTCTGCAGCTTGACCTTCTGGTTGAGCCACGGAAAATGAGCATATACCGTGAAGAGTCAATAGACGCATTGATTGAAGCACTTCACGAAAAGGACTTTCCTGCATCTCAGCTCAGGGCTCTCGATGCCCTGTTATCTCTTTCCGGGCATCTGTCTAACTCTGCTAAGTCCTTTCTTGAAGCCCGTCTACTCAAGACTGCAGGATTTAATCAGCGATATAATGCTACGATaaaagaagagaaacaaagagCAGGTGAAAATGACATCACAAATACAACG gaagaggaagaaaaagCACTGAGTTCTTGGGAAAATAGAATGGCTTTTGTTCTTTGCAATCATGAGAAAGGATTAATATTCAAAGCTTTAGAGGAATGCCTTACAAGCACATCCATGGAGATAGCAAAATCTTCATTTATACTAGCAACATGGCTTATTCACATGCTCTATAGTTTTCCCGATACTGGAATTAGAGATATTGCTCGTAAGTCGTTGCTTGAGCAGTTTATACAGATGCTGCAGTCAACGAAGAACCTCGAGGAAAAGATCTTGGCAGCTCTTGCTTTGAGAGGCTTTATTACTGATTTAG GTGCACTTAGCGAACTGGGAATATACGCGAAATGTTTATGCAGAAACTTGAGGAAACTTAAAAAGCACTCAACAGTAGTCAGTGATATAATGAAAACCTTGATGAACTTGCCATGCATTGATGCT GCAGAACTATGGTGTTATACTGAATGTCCTGAGATGGATGTTTCAATGAATGGAGAAGTTCTTTGTCTGCTCCACGTAAGAGGTCGGTTAATTAGTAGTCATTCCGATGGAACCATCAAG GTATGGGAAACTGGAAAAAGAAATCCTCGGTTAAATCATGAAACTCGTGAACACTCAAAGGCGGTTACATGCCTTTACGTGTCATCTTCATGTGATAAACTGTATAGTGGTTCATTGGACAGAACAATCCGG GTTTGGGCTATAAATCAAGAGGAAATCCACTGTCTTCAAGTTCATGATGTGAAAGAGCCGGTGCTTGAGTTGATAGCTAACACTCATTTTGCATGCTTCACATCTCAATCAACAGGAGTCAAG GTTTATAATTGGTCAGGGGTTCCCAAGCATATAAACTTCCAAAAATATGTCAAGTGCCTTGCCATTATGGGTGATAAGCTTTATTGTGGATGCACCGGTTATAgcattcag GAAGTTGATTTAAGCACTCAAACATCAACAACATTTTATGCTGGTGCCAAGAAGTTGTTGGGAAAACAGAATATCTATTCCCTCCAAGTACAGAAGAACGTTGTATACGCTGGTGGTTCGTTAGTTGATGGAATGTCAGGGAAG GTATTTACTCTCCCTAGCAAGGCCGTCATTGGAACACTTACAACCGGTTCAGACATCCAACGACTAGCAGTAAACAACGATTTGATATTTTCCGCGACAAAATCAGGCAACATAGAGGTATGGTTGCAAGAAAGAGTAACAAAGATGACTTGTATTAAGATGAAAAGTGGTGGACAGAGTAAAATAACATCTTTAGCTGTGGATAAAGATGGAGAAATGATATTTGCTGGTTCTATTGATGGAAAAATTCAG GTTTGGCGTTTggattaa
- the LOC101245353 gene encoding putative E3 ubiquitin-protein ligase LIN-1 isoform X2, with amino-acid sequence MAGNYRFEMDQEDTVRSLITSVGSFIQDRLIDKEQRTSHKEQCAERLAAEDGSSDKDAEVRYSDQAVLANLDWGIDALEEAINTSNIETKMARLDYAEKMLQVCAMLDSSQKTAGVPNFYLSAWAHLNLSYLWKLRNNVNNTVLHILEMFIIDPFFSRIDFAPELWKCLFLPHMSSIVGWYSEERHRIVMDVIPDSSDLSFTMDFDHDFNESLIFSVRPDQAEKMQKLELLYGQSLDDNTRLYAKFYKDCINYDSATSKKAIPLLPIAEPPMTPLHEVRRSIPDYVKFGPILPKSAGFTPILRVKENAKGESRLNMTSSSSDNQEDSTTWDPVKGIPEEDEEDYEPEPHVHIASNKRNQENGSSYVEARSKVEKINTNQKQSPKAFLSIDSPKVESPKTPYSQEPSPKKSDTPSRKGVPVLRLLSGRVKNSSMSNSLHLSQEINSTDSDEERTVQHETVGKRNARRRSLSQSLEKGSPNNSDEGSLSCISLPLSEKSTAPSRPPKDFVCPITGQIFNDPVTLETGQTYEGKAIQEWIKRGNTTCPITRQSLSAATLPKTNYVLKRLITSWREQHPDLAQEFSYSQTPRSYLNIPSSRERSSESTPSPTFNHPNHRRIEEIVEQRSRRFMRAAVSMSPTSVISQAATEAIINGLKPLVSCLCTSEDLLECEEAILTIAKIWNDSKLESQGVHSYLSAPTIVNGFVEVLSASIKREVLKTTIYILSELLYADDSIGEILTSVDSDFECLATLLKDGLPEAAVLIYLLRPSFSQLSAHNFVPSLTQIISNRNEDSSHFQFTIGTKEAAVALLEQIITGGGESDRSFNAIQVISGNGIPALLKCLEHENGRESIVCILLFCIRADKSCRNTIASRIELSPVLELIHTGSDSVKATCIELLYELVLLNRRTLCNQILQIIKDEGAFSTMHTLLVCLQMASMEQKSTIAPLLLQLDLLVEPRKMSIYREESIDALIEALHEKDFPASQLRALDALLSLSGHLSNSAKSFLEARLLKTAGFNQRYNATIKEEKQRAGENDITNTTEEEEKALSSWENRMAFVLCNHEKGLIFKALEECLTSTSMEIAKSSFILATWLIHMLYSFPDTGIRDIARKSLLEQFIQMLQSTKNLEEKILAALALRGFITDLGALSELGIYAKCLCRNLRKLKKHSTVVSDIMKTLMNLPCIDAAELWCYTECPEMDVSMNGEVLCLLHVRGRLISSHSDGTIKVWETGKRNPRLNHETREHSKAVTCLYVSSSCDKLYSGSLDRTIRVWAINQEEIHCLQVHDVKEPVLELIANTHFACFTSQSTGVKVYNWSGVPKHINFQKYVKCLAIMGDKLYCGCTGYSIQEVDLSTQTSTTFYAGAKKLLGKQNIYSLQVQKNVVYAGGSLVDGMSGKVFTLPSKAVIGTLTTGSDIQRLAVNNDLIFSATKSGNIEVWLQERVTKMTCIKMKSGGQSKITSLAVDKDGEMIFAGSIDGKIQVWRLD; translated from the exons ATGGCTGGAAATTATAGATTTGAAATGGATCAGGAAGATACAGTTAGGTCCTTGATCACTTCTGTAGGAAGTTTCATTCAAGATAGGCTGATTGACAAGGAACAAAGAACGTCGCATAAAGAGCAATGTGCTGAGAGGTTAGCAGCTGAAGATGGAAGTTCAGATAAAGATGCAGAAGTTCGATACTCTGATCAAGCAGTTTTAGCTAATTTGGACTGGGGAATTGATGCACTTGAAGAGGCAATCAACACATCAAACATTGAAACTAAGATGGCTAGATTAGATTACGCGGAAAAAATGTTACAAGTGTGTGCTATGTTGGACTCTAGCCAGAAAACTGCAGGGGTGCCTAATTTCTATCTATCTGCTTGGGCTCATTTGAACCTATCTTACTTATGGAAGTTAAGAAACAACGTAAACAATACGGTACTTCATATCCTGGAGATGTTTATTATTGATCCTTTCTTCTCGCGGATAGATTTTGCACCTGAGCTTTGGAAATGTCTGTTTCTTCCACACATGAGCTCAATTGTAGGGTGGTACTCGGAGGAGAGACACCGGATAGTGATGGATGTCATTCCTGATTCCAGTGACTTGTCTTTCACTATGGATTTTGATCATGATTTTAATGAGTCTTTGATATTCTCTGTAAGACCTGATCAAGCCGAGAAAATGCAGAAACTCGAGCTGCTTTATGGGCAATCATTGGATGACAATACAAGGCTTTATGCAAAATTCTACAAGGACTGCATAAACTATGATTCTGCAACTTCAAAGAAGGCAATTCCTCTGTTGCCTATCGCTGAGCCACCGATGACTCCACTGCATGAAGTACGCCGTTCAATTCCTGATTATGTCAAATTTGGCCCAATCTTGCCTAAGAGTGCCGGGTTTACACCTATTCTGAGAGTGAAGGAGAATGCAAAGGGAGAGTCGAG ATTGAATATGACTTCTTCATCGTCCGATAATCAGGAGGACTCCACAACTTGGGATCCAGTA AAAGGAATTCCGGAAGAGGATGAAGAAGATTATGAACCTGAGCCTCATGTACACATTGCATCAAATAAAAGGAATCAGGAAAACGGTTCATCCTATGTAGAAGCCAGGTCGAAAGTCGAGAAAATTAATACAAACCAAAAGCAATCTCCCAAGGCCTTCCTTTCAATAGACTCTCCCAAAGTGGAGTCCCCAAAAACTCCTTATTCACAAGAGCCTTCACCAAAAAAATCAGACACCCCCTCGAGAAAAGGTGTACCTGTGTTACGCCTCTTGTCTGGACGTGTTAAGAACTCATCCATGTCTAATTCTTTGCATTTATCCCAAGAGATTAACTCTACAGACTCAGATGAAGAAAGAACA GTGCAGCATGAAACTGTGGGGAAAAGAAATGCTCGAAGGCGGAGCCTTAGTCAATCCTTAGAAAAAGG CTCTCCGAATAATAGTGATGAAGGAAGTCTCAGCTGCATTTCTCTCCCATTGTCAGAGAAGTCGACTGCTCCATCAAGGCCACCGAAAGATTTTGTCTGTCCAATAACTGGACAGATATTCAATGATCCTGTCACCCTTGAAACCGGTCAAACATACGAAGGGAAAGCCATCCAGGAATGGATCAAAAGAGGTAATACAACATGCCCCATTACTAGGCAGTCTTTATCTGCAGCTACTCTTCCTAAAACCAATTATGTCCTAAAGAGACTGATAACCTCTTGGAGGGAACAACACCCTGATCTAGCTCAGGAGTTTTCGTACTCTCAAACACCGCGAAGTTATTTAAACATTCCGTCTTCAAGAGAGAGATCATCTGAGTCTACTCCATCTCCGACATTTAATCATCCCAATCATCGGAGGATAGAGGAAATCGTGGAACAAAGATCACGAAGATTTATGCGAGCAGCTGTATCAATGTCACCTACTAGTGTAATTTCTCAAGCAGCAACTGAAGCAATTATCAATGGCTTAAAACCTCTTGTTTCATGCCTGTGCACTTCAGAGGACTTACTAGAATGTGAAGAAGCCATATTGACTATAGCAAAGATATGGAATGACTCGAAACTTGAATCTCAAGGAGTTCACTCTTATTTATCAGCACCAACAATAGTGAACGGATTTGTAGAGGTACTATCAGCTTCCATAAAGAGAGAAGTTTTGAAGACGACAATTTATATCTTGTCCGAGCTACTGTATGCAGATGATAGCATTGGCGAGATCCTCACAAGTGTAGACTCGGATTTTGAGTGCCTTGCTACTTTATTGAAAGATGGTCTTCCTGAAGCAGCAGTACTTATCTACCTACTCAGGCCATCATTCTCTCAACTTTCAGCTCATAATTTTGTACCCTCTCTTACTCAGATCATATCAAACAGAAATGAGGATTCTAGTCATTTTCAGTTCACAATAGGAACAAAGGAAGCGGCTGTTGCGTTGCTCGAACAAATTATAACCGGAGGAGGTGAGAGTGACCGATCTTTCAATGCTATACAGGTTATATCAGGAAATGGTATTCCTGCCTTGTTGAAGTGCCTAGAACATGAAAATGGAAGAGAGTCAATCGTATGCATACTTTTATTCTGTATTCGGGCTGATAAGAGTTGCAGAAATACAATAGCTAGTAGAATTGAGTTATCTCCTGTTCTTGAGTTAATTCACACAGGAAGCGATAGCGTGAAGGCAACATGCATAGAACTTCTTTATGAGTTAGTTTTGTTAAACAG GAGAACATTGTGCAACCAGATTCTGCAGATAATTAAGGATGAGGGAGCATTTAGTACAATGCACACTCTTCTTGTCTGTCTACAAATGGCTTCGATGGAGCAGAAATCTACCATTGCTCCTCTTCTTCTGCAGCTTGACCTTCTGGTTGAGCCACGGAAAATGAGCATATACCGTGAAGAGTCAATAGACGCATTGATTGAAGCACTTCACGAAAAGGACTTTCCTGCATCTCAGCTCAGGGCTCTCGATGCCCTGTTATCTCTTTCCGGGCATCTGTCTAACTCTGCTAAGTCCTTTCTTGAAGCCCGTCTACTCAAGACTGCAGGATTTAATCAGCGATATAATGCTACGATaaaagaagagaaacaaagagCAGGTGAAAATGACATCACAAATACAACG gaagaggaagaaaaagCACTGAGTTCTTGGGAAAATAGAATGGCTTTTGTTCTTTGCAATCATGAGAAAGGATTAATATTCAAAGCTTTAGAGGAATGCCTTACAAGCACATCCATGGAGATAGCAAAATCTTCATTTATACTAGCAACATGGCTTATTCACATGCTCTATAGTTTTCCCGATACTGGAATTAGAGATATTGCTCGTAAGTCGTTGCTTGAGCAGTTTATACAGATGCTGCAGTCAACGAAGAACCTCGAGGAAAAGATCTTGGCAGCTCTTGCTTTGAGAGGCTTTATTACTGATTTAG GTGCACTTAGCGAACTGGGAATATACGCGAAATGTTTATGCAGAAACTTGAGGAAACTTAAAAAGCACTCAACAGTAGTCAGTGATATAATGAAAACCTTGATGAACTTGCCATGCATTGATGCT GCAGAACTATGGTGTTATACTGAATGTCCTGAGATGGATGTTTCAATGAATGGAGAAGTTCTTTGTCTGCTCCACGTAAGAGGTCGGTTAATTAGTAGTCATTCCGATGGAACCATCAAG GTATGGGAAACTGGAAAAAGAAATCCTCGGTTAAATCATGAAACTCGTGAACACTCAAAGGCGGTTACATGCCTTTACGTGTCATCTTCATGTGATAAACTGTATAGTGGTTCATTGGACAGAACAATCCGG GTTTGGGCTATAAATCAAGAGGAAATCCACTGTCTTCAAGTTCATGATGTGAAAGAGCCGGTGCTTGAGTTGATAGCTAACACTCATTTTGCATGCTTCACATCTCAATCAACAGGAGTCAAG GTTTATAATTGGTCAGGGGTTCCCAAGCATATAAACTTCCAAAAATATGTCAAGTGCCTTGCCATTATGGGTGATAAGCTTTATTGTGGATGCACCGGTTATAgcattcag GAAGTTGATTTAAGCACTCAAACATCAACAACATTTTATGCTGGTGCCAAGAAGTTGTTGGGAAAACAGAATATCTATTCCCTCCAAGTACAGAAGAACGTTGTATACGCTGGTGGTTCGTTAGTTGATGGAATGTCAGGGAAG GTATTTACTCTCCCTAGCAAGGCCGTCATTGGAACACTTACAACCGGTTCAGACATCCAACGACTAGCAGTAAACAACGATTTGATATTTTCCGCGACAAAATCAGGCAACATAGAGGTATGGTTGCAAGAAAGAGTAACAAAGATGACTTGTATTAAGATGAAAAGTGGTGGACAGAGTAAAATAACATCTTTAGCTGTGGATAAAGATGGAGAAATGATATTTGCTGGTTCTATTGATGGAAAAATTCAG GTTTGGCGTTTggattaa